One region of Aminobacterium colombiense DSM 12261 genomic DNA includes:
- the ade gene encoding adenine deaminase, translated as MDIKKMLAIAKGEFPADLVIKNARVANVFTLEYEKKDVALYGGTIAGIGEGYSGKEEVDASGTVLAPGFIEGHCHIESTMLTPAGFAEMVLLRGTTTVMADPHEIANTCGMDGLEFMYRESLNVPLDIFFLAPSCVPASPFETPHEELDAWAIKSSYEQGWCTALGEVMNYPAVINGDEGMWSKLLASWDVVKSGHAPGVTGKELCAYLLSGCSSDHESATRDEGLEKLRRGMWLMIRQGATEHNLAELLPLIIENEARSSRAMFVSDDLTAKHIHTKGHLDGIIRLAVQEGLSPLAALRMVTLSPACYFKLFDRGAIAPGYSADLVLIDSLERCNVIHVWKKGKWTVRNGEVLNTPFERDKCYPTAVKALYIPSREELSIRSSRDKKIRVVGLIKGQVVTEHCIETPTVRRAEVIADSERDLAKIVVVDKNSGSKRFFSGFVKGLGLNKGALASSVAHDAHNFIAAGMDDSSIVSALNELRRLGGGLVVAFEDQVMASLSLPVGGLMCDGNALDVIQAIEEVEKAARDLGTPMTHPFMAMSFLSLSVIPELKITDQGYVDLNRGGLMSFFVDDEDN; from the coding sequence GTGGATATTAAAAAAATGCTAGCAATTGCAAAAGGTGAATTTCCTGCGGATTTGGTGATTAAGAATGCAAGAGTCGCAAATGTTTTTACCCTCGAATATGAAAAAAAAGACGTAGCTTTATACGGCGGGACGATTGCCGGAATTGGAGAAGGATATTCGGGTAAAGAAGAGGTGGATGCTTCTGGGACGGTCCTTGCTCCTGGTTTTATAGAGGGACATTGCCATATTGAGAGTACAATGCTTACGCCGGCAGGTTTTGCCGAAATGGTTTTGCTTCGAGGGACAACCACCGTTATGGCTGATCCCCACGAAATAGCAAATACATGCGGAATGGATGGGCTTGAGTTTATGTATCGAGAGTCTCTCAACGTCCCCTTGGATATTTTCTTTTTAGCACCTTCCTGTGTTCCGGCCTCTCCTTTTGAAACGCCTCATGAAGAGCTAGATGCCTGGGCTATTAAAAGTTCCTATGAACAAGGGTGGTGTACCGCTCTAGGTGAAGTAATGAACTACCCCGCTGTTATAAACGGGGATGAAGGAATGTGGAGCAAATTACTTGCTTCATGGGATGTGGTAAAGAGTGGCCATGCTCCTGGAGTTACTGGTAAGGAGCTTTGTGCCTATTTGCTGAGTGGTTGTTCTAGTGATCATGAAAGCGCAACTCGGGATGAAGGCTTGGAAAAATTGCGGCGGGGCATGTGGCTTATGATTCGCCAAGGAGCAACAGAACACAATTTAGCGGAACTTTTGCCGTTGATCATTGAAAATGAGGCGCGTTCTTCTCGCGCCATGTTTGTAAGTGACGATCTTACTGCTAAACATATTCACACGAAGGGGCATCTAGATGGTATTATACGGCTTGCGGTGCAAGAAGGTCTTTCCCCCCTTGCCGCCCTTAGAATGGTCACCCTTTCGCCAGCCTGTTATTTTAAACTGTTTGATAGAGGTGCAATAGCACCTGGATATAGTGCTGATCTCGTGTTGATCGACTCCCTTGAGAGGTGCAATGTTATTCATGTATGGAAGAAGGGGAAATGGACAGTACGCAATGGTGAAGTGTTGAATACTCCTTTTGAACGGGACAAGTGCTATCCTACAGCAGTCAAAGCGCTTTATATCCCCTCCAGGGAGGAACTATCTATACGATCATCAAGGGATAAGAAAATACGTGTTGTGGGCCTTATAAAAGGACAAGTAGTAACTGAGCATTGCATAGAAACGCCTACTGTTCGAAGAGCAGAGGTTATTGCCGATAGCGAAAGAGACCTAGCCAAGATAGTGGTAGTAGACAAAAATAGCGGTAGCAAACGTTTTTTTTCAGGTTTCGTGAAAGGCCTGGGGTTAAATAAAGGAGCACTGGCTTCTTCAGTAGCCCATGACGCTCATAATTTTATCGCTGCAGGTATGGATGATAGTTCCATTGTTAGCGCTTTAAATGAACTTAGGCGTTTAGGAGGCGGACTTGTTGTCGCATTTGAAGATCAAGTTATGGCTTCTCTTTCGCTGCCTGTGGGTGGCCTTATGTGCGATGGGAATGCCCTTGATGTAATTCAGGCTATAGAAGAGGTAGAGAAGGCAGCCAGAGATCTTGGCACTCCAATGACCCATCCTTTTATGGCGATGAGCTTTCTTTCTTTGAGTGTCA
- the glmS gene encoding glutamine--fructose-6-phosphate transaminase (isomerizing): protein MCGIVGYVGFRNAADILLDGMKRLEYRGYDSAGIAVNNGSEVQILKEIGKVQQLEDIVSARHVEGHLGIGHTRWATHGGVSVINAHPHRDERGQVVLVHNGIIENYKELREELIGQGVEFVTETDTEVVAKLISQIYSVKGDMIASLVSIYERLRGSFALAILLKKDSDTLYCVRKGSPLVVGRGKGEAFCASDVPALLPYTQDIFYMNDGDIARLTPQGINFWSDKGVSLEKSSQRVDWDLSMVDKGGYPHFMLKEINEQGAVLRNTMGDRIKGEAVDFSKELGWSQESFAKIKKIHIVACGTSYYASLVAERLMEGMLPIDIRVEIASEYRQRSIHLGEDVLAIFVSQSGETADTLAAERLAKSKGALCLAITNGLGSSLAREVDHVLLLKAGPEIGVAATKTFTGQLAVLYLLGIYMAKLSGALSSEEEGRLVKGLLKLPYQIEEILERQEMLKPIAEKYASSRDFLYLGRGRSFPLAHEGALKLKEISYIHAEAFAAGELKHGPIAMLESDIPVVIIAPQDSLYEKLFSNVVEVRARKSPVIAIATQGDSNMKDVANDVFYIPSTDHELYPFLAVVPLQIFAYYIARARGCDIDRPRNLAKSVTVE, encoded by the coding sequence GTGTGCGGAATAGTTGGGTATGTAGGGTTTCGTAATGCAGCTGATATTCTTCTAGATGGTATGAAACGGTTGGAATACAGAGGATATGATTCTGCCGGTATTGCAGTGAACAACGGCAGTGAGGTTCAGATACTAAAAGAAATAGGAAAAGTTCAGCAGCTTGAGGATATTGTGTCTGCTCGTCATGTTGAAGGACACTTGGGCATTGGACATACACGTTGGGCTACCCATGGCGGGGTTTCTGTGATTAATGCTCATCCCCACAGAGATGAGCGGGGGCAGGTTGTTCTTGTCCATAATGGAATCATAGAGAACTACAAGGAGCTGAGAGAAGAGCTGATTGGTCAGGGAGTAGAGTTTGTTACAGAAACTGATACTGAGGTAGTGGCAAAGCTCATATCTCAAATTTACAGTGTTAAGGGCGATATGATCGCCTCTCTTGTGTCCATTTACGAAAGACTGCGAGGGTCTTTTGCCCTTGCCATTCTTTTAAAAAAAGACTCTGACACCCTGTATTGCGTGAGAAAAGGATCTCCCCTTGTGGTGGGGAGGGGAAAGGGAGAAGCATTTTGTGCTTCCGATGTTCCGGCGTTGCTTCCTTACACTCAGGATATATTTTATATGAATGATGGCGATATCGCTCGCCTCACTCCACAGGGTATAAACTTCTGGAGTGATAAAGGTGTTTCCCTCGAAAAAAGCTCTCAGAGAGTCGACTGGGATCTTTCAATGGTGGATAAGGGCGGCTACCCTCACTTCATGTTGAAAGAGATCAATGAACAAGGAGCGGTTTTAAGGAACACTATGGGTGATCGTATAAAAGGAGAGGCAGTAGATTTTTCAAAAGAACTTGGCTGGAGTCAAGAATCTTTTGCAAAGATAAAGAAGATTCATATTGTGGCGTGCGGAACATCCTATTATGCGTCTCTTGTCGCGGAACGCCTCATGGAGGGGATGCTTCCCATAGACATAAGGGTGGAAATTGCCTCTGAATATCGTCAAAGGTCTATACACTTGGGAGAGGATGTACTAGCGATTTTTGTGTCTCAATCGGGAGAAACAGCTGATACTCTCGCCGCTGAACGATTGGCAAAGAGTAAAGGTGCCTTGTGTCTTGCTATTACAAACGGTCTAGGCTCATCTCTTGCCCGTGAAGTGGATCACGTATTGCTTTTAAAGGCCGGTCCAGAGATTGGTGTCGCCGCGACAAAGACCTTTACTGGACAGCTGGCAGTGCTTTATCTCCTTGGAATATACATGGCCAAGCTGTCGGGGGCTCTATCCTCTGAGGAAGAGGGACGGCTCGTGAAAGGTCTATTAAAATTACCCTATCAGATAGAGGAGATACTCGAGCGGCAGGAAATGCTTAAGCCTATAGCGGAAAAGTATGCTTCATCCCGGGATTTTCTTTATCTGGGCAGAGGACGTTCTTTCCCTTTAGCTCATGAAGGAGCCCTGAAACTTAAGGAAATTTCTTATATTCATGCCGAGGCCTTCGCTGCCGGTGAATTGAAGCATGGTCCCATTGCTATGCTTGAAAGCGATATTCCCGTAGTGATTATCGCCCCTCAGGATAGTCTTTATGAGAAACTTTTTTCTAATGTGGTGGAAGTGCGAGCCCGTAAATCTCCCGTCATTGCTATTGCTACTCAGGGTGATAGTAACATGAAAGATGTTGCCAATGACGTTTTTTATATTCCCTCAACGGACCATGAACTATACCCTTTCCTGGCTGTTGTACCCTTGCAGATTTTTGCCTACTATATTGCTCGTGCCAGAGGCTGTGACATAGACCGGCCACGAAACTTGGCTAAAAGTGTAACGGTGGAATAA